In the Salvia miltiorrhiza cultivar Shanhuang (shh) chromosome 8, IMPLAD_Smil_shh, whole genome shotgun sequence genome, ACCAAAGTTTATTATCCGTCTTATTAATAGCGAAAGATCAAATTTAACACTTGTTGCTTCTTCAAGTTATATGGGAGGATATTAAACATTTAACAATAGCATTTGGAATTAAAGGTGGGAAAGGGTTAGATAAATGGTGGTGGCCTCTTTAGTTGTCTTTCTTAAAACATCTTGCCACACTTAGAAACCGAGCTCATTCTAATTTATTGCTAATTGTATGAAATTTGATGACATTGTGTTTTGGGTggactaaaaattctctcttttttCAGCCATTATACTAATAACACAATCTTGGCTATCTATTATTGCACATGTGATATTTGAAATTTATTCAATGCCCCTATTCTCTCTTTTTTCAGCCATTATACTAATAACACAAAATGTCTTGATTGATGCCCATATATTCAATGTTCACAGGGTTGTGTTTTTAAGCATGTTTAATCATTGAACTCCAAAGTAGATTGTTTCATGTctgtttttaagcatgaataGTATGGAAATACATCTAGTTGATAGTTGATACTAACTTTGTGATGCTTCCAACATTTTGCTACTATGACACTAGTTAGACTTAAGAGTCAGTTGTTGACTTTGATGGATGAGCTTGCTTGCAATTTCAATTTAAGACTTTAGTGTTGCTTGCATGTGATGGGCTTGAAGCTCTGAACAGACTGAAGTaatataattattcattaaTTGCTTGGCGTCTATATTGTTTGTTTGCTAGGGGATTAGAGCAGGTGGGAACTCAGATTTCAGTGATGAAATGGGCAAGGAACTTAGCCAAATGAGTGCGGCAGTTGGGCTAAGGTGATTTTCGTGCCCAATCTCTTTTTTGTTGTTTGCTTTTTAGATTAAATGTGCCTTATACTTCATGTATCCATCTATGTCTTGCATGCTGCCATATGTTTGAGACAACTGGCTTTCAAAAAATGTAGAGGCCCGAACTCCTAACAACTAGATTGCCACTAATATCTGGAAAAGGCATTAACATATGAATGGCAATATGGCTTGTGAAATAAGTGTAGGTGTTCATGGCTAGCTTGAACCTTATGTAGTTAATTGCTCAGTGCATGCTTCTATTTCAATTACCAGGTGAAACTCTTACGCATGTTTATATTTCAATGGAAGCATCACTTTCATCTCCATCATTGCAGCTATCATCTCAGATCTATTTGTTGGCTGCTTCTCTATCATCTGCTTTTTCTCTCATCTCTTTCCTGGAAGATCTTATACTCTtgtgaaaaaaaaggaaagaaataatTAATGCAGGGAGTAGTGCTACTATTAAGTGCAGCAGTGAGCCATTTGTTGCAAAAGTGTTTTGGTGTAACTGTAGGTTCTTGAACCGGGCAGCGCTGAAGAGACTAGAAGAGTTTGGAATAGAAGGTTCCATGATAAGTCCATGGAAAAGATGCTGCTATTCTTGTCCCTGGTGATGTAGTTTGTATAAAATTGTATAAAATTGGGTGAAATTAAGAAGCTGGTACTTGTATGGTGGGAGAATTGTTAGACAGAAATGTATGTGAAACATGTATTAACAGGCAACTTGTGTAGCTCGAATTGTTGGATGCTATGTTATATATGCTAATATTATCTTgtcaatgttattttattatttgaatttttttattgatttttagatatacataaaaggaaaaattaagaataaataaaaaaatatgcgaAAAACTGTCATCTAATACAtacaaaaccgttatctatgtcttacaaagataacagtttaaaccgttataaaaagtataaaaaactgttatctataatatgagaaaaaagaaatattatataatacataacagattaattctaatacataacagtcgaaaaccgttataaaaagtataaaaaactgttaactataatatgaaaaaaaaatatattatggaatagataacggataaattacaatacataacagtcgaaaaccgttatgtataatcaatatagataacggttttataaccgttatgtatgtgtggttgtactgttatcttttcccttcatagataacggtttttaaaccgttgtgtatgacatatatcatagataacaccactatacacaacggtttttttgctcatagataacgaaaaaaatccgttatctatgagcgtttttctagtagtgatagTAAaatactctattttttttaactatccTAAGGCATATTCTTTCACACATTTGGTTGCCACCATTGCCAACATTTTCCTATTGTTGCATTTGGGCGACGAAACCTTAGGATCGTTGACGAAGTCGTCATTTagcttcgtgcaaataaaaGTCCTGTATCCATAACTATACTAATTAGTACAAAGTCCAAGGTCGAATTCACAAAGAACTGATTGTAATTCCTTCGGTCaatgtgtcactaaaaaggggtTGATTTTGGTATCCTGCTTTGGCTACACTCGTGGGCAAACGAATAATGAaaactaaactgaaataacaaacgTGAACTGGTCAAATGACAAAACAAACCTGACTTGGACTTGACTTGTTAAACATTAACTTCACTTGGTCATAAGTGCGAACATTTTCACCACATGCATATATCAAtcggttataggcataagacaATGACGTCCCATTATCACGCGTCATGCACGCTACAGCCCCATGCCCAATCTTTTCTTTCAGTGTATAAGCCCTAGAAACTATCAGTTAATGGGTTTATCTATTTTGTCCATAAGCCATCCCTATGATGGCCTATCGCTTGAAAGGGTTATGCATGCCCAGAATGCATTAAGATTTAGAAAGACCCAATTCGACCTCTTATATGGACTTAACCAAAAGTCACgactccaacaccagttgtactctTTGGAGGCTGAAATTCATTTCGCCTTGTGCCCAAAGGATACTTTGTGGTCAAAAACCCTTAATCAATTAGTGATCAGTTAATTAATCAAGTTGCTCAAACCCTTTTAAATCAAACCTAGTGTGTCGAGAACATATTCATGCAATTCTTAAGCccaattagacctctcgagtttatgTGTTCATGCTTAAATCATCTTGCCCCAAATCAGGTTAAATACctcttggtaaaggatatttttcttttgagtTCTCGGATGCGGCGGATTTTGCTTATGCGAATGCTCGGGTTTATTGGCGCCTTCGCAAAGGGATTTTTCGTCTTCAAGCCTGGACTCCGTTTTTTGATCCCTGTAATGTCACTTCCACTTTGGCACAGGTTTGGCTCCGTATCTTTCATCTTTCTCATGAATTTTGGCACTCGGAAGTTATTGTTGGAGTGGCTCGACATGTTGGAGTTCCGATAACCATTCACGACATCTCTATCGGTGCTACGGTGGGCCATTTTGCTCGGGCGCTGGTTGAGTTAGATGTTACAGGACATATTTCTAATTCTTTGGAAGTCAAGTGTGGCAATAGTAGGTTCGTTGTTGAATTTGGATATGAGAATTTACCCTATTTCTACAATGTTTGCAAAATCATGGGACATGCGACTAATGCTTGCAGGAAAACTCAAGAAGAGAATGATGTTTCCAAACAAGAAGAACGATCGAACCAGGACACCAGTTTTTCCTTAGCTTAAGGTCACAAGCCTAATAATCAAAGCAACTGGCGACAGTTCAACGGCAAAATCAATCGAAGAACATTTTTTGGGTCTTTTCTAATGAATCTCTGTGGGATGATGATATGGATATCATCCCTGAAAATGAGGTTGTGCGTGATATGTCCACCCATCTGGATGAAAATGCTCTAATCTTTTCAACAAAGCCGTCTGAGGACTTTTCTCATACAGTTGGTGGGCAGGGAATTTCTTGTGTTTCAAAACCTCTGGTGGAGTTTCAATCATCTCAACTGACGGACGCTAAGATGGAAAGCTGTAATCATATTGTTACTTATATTCCAGCTAAGATGGAAAGCCGTAATCATATTAGTGCCATGGTTGTTTCGGACTTAGCTGCTATACCGATCTCTATGGTAAATTCCTCTCAAACCTTTCAGCAAGCACACGACGGGTCTTCAGAATTTGCAACGCCTCCCCTATAGATGGATCAGAGTGATAAACATGGTGTTAATGAAGGTTCGATGCAGCGTAACCTATCTTGTGGGAAGCCTCTTACTAAGCCGTTGCCTAAGAATATTGCGGTTGGTTTAAAACTATCTTCGGATTTTCCTCAAACACATGGAGGGAGCCCTCCTATTATTCCTGCCAGGGCCGCACGTCGTCCTTGCAGTGTGATTCTCCCCATCTGAAGACGATTGCCCGTGTTTCTCAGTCGGGACCTTGTAATCTCCTTTCGGAACAGGCTGACACTAATAGATATAATTATGTTCATTTCCAAAGATCTTCCTCGAGTggaaatattgttattggttATGATGCTTCCAAGGTCACTGGTAGTGTTTCTCACAAGCATTCTGTGGAGGTTCGGCTTTCTGCTCATGACTCTAATAAGTTAGAGAATGTGTCGCGGGGTTCTTTTCCGGAGAAGATTGAAAAAGTTATTCGTGATAGAGTGACAGTGCAGCCTTTTGCCATAACTAGGAATAATTCCTAGGCTCTTTCTGCTATGAATAACGTTGTCTCCCAAAGGTGGTTGGAGATGGTGGATGAGGAAGATCCTTCTTTGGAGGAGAATGAACCGGTTCTGTTTTCATGAATTGCTTATCATGGAATATTCGTGGGATCCACGGCTCAAAATTTACTTCGTCGCTATTGCTTCGATTACAAACCAATCATTTTGGCCCTTTTTTAACCTAAAACTAATTTTGATAATGTTCCGGCGTCACTTTAGCATTCGCTGAATATGGTTCTGGTCCATTAAAATGTTCATCACTCCATGTCctctaatatttgaattttctcGGCTTCTTCTACGACTGCTTAGGTTCTTCACTCGTCGGATCAGGTGGAGGTGATCTCCTTTAGCTTTTGCCGCCAGGACCTTCACGACGGCTTTTATTCATGATCACTTCTGCCATTAATGATGGCTATCTGGCGTGTATGAGAATGTCGAGTAGGGATTTATTTTCTTCGCATCTCCTTTATGCGGATGATGTGCTCCTTTTCTGTAGGGCCACTGCGCGTAACAGCATCGCGATTGACTCTATTTTGGATATCTATGGTAGTGTCTCTGGTCAGTTTTGTAATAGAGGAAAGTCCTCGGTTTTCCTTTGTAAGGGTGTTTCTTGCGGGCTTCGTATCCAGCTCCTAAATATTCATTGGTTTCTCTCAGACCACTGCTCATTTCATCTATTTGGGCGTCCCTATTTTTGCAGGTAAAGCTTTCGCGACGTGCCTTATGGGTATTAAGGATCACATTATGGGGAATTTTACTCGTTGGAAAGGTCATCATCTCTCGATGGCTGGGCGTATGTGCTTGGTCTCCTCTGTGGTTCACAGTGCTGCCACTCATAGCATGCTTGTCTATCGCTGGCCGACTAGGCAACTCAATGAGTTGGACAAGGCTTGTCGCAACTTCATTTGGACTGGAGATGCTAGACGCTCTCACTCGTCGGTCAGCTGGACGAAAGTTTGCAAGCCTAAGTTTGCAGGGGTTTGAACGTCCATTCTTTTTCTACTATTAATGAGAGCTATATGTTACGGCTCGGTTGGCTGATCATGCACTCTTCTTCACTgggttttttctcttttctggCATCGTTACCTCACCCTGCAGTTGCATCCTCGTTCTCGTTGGGCCTCTTCTACTGTTTGGAAAGGCGTTCGCAGTACGATTGAAACTTTGAGAGATGACTCCTTCTGCTCCATGGGAAATGTCTCCTCGGTTTTATATTGGCTGGACAATTGGATGGGTTACAAAATCATGGACCATCTGAAGTTTCCGGCCTATATTCATCCATACCTCATGCACACTGTGGTTGATTATTTAGTCGAGGGAGTTTGGCATCTGACCATGGGTTTCACGGAGCCTTACCCGGAGATTGCTTATGATATTATTACTACCCCTATTAGTCAATCGATAGACTCTAGAGCTTGGGTTCACAATGATTTTGGTTTGGTCACTGCTACTTCGGCTAGGCGCCATCTTCTAGCTAGTGACAATTTGGTGGATTGGGGCTCTTGGATTTGGGCAAGTCATATCCCTGTTCGCCATACTTTGGTTCTTTGGCGTTAGTTGTGGGACAGGTTGCCGACTCAAGATATTCTTCAGAGACAAGGTGCGATTGGTCTGAATATGTGCTGCCTTTGCAAGGAGGATATGGAAACGATAGATCATCTCTTTTGGTAGTGTTCCTTCACGGCTCACATCTGGAATGGAGTTTTTAGCTGGTTCAGATGTTCTCTTGCCCATGTTTCTAATAAGAGGGACTTAATTAAGTTCGCCATGCTTTATGGTGGCAGCGCTCAGCTTAAGAACCTTTGGTGCATGGCATTCATGGCTACGATTTGGGGGATCTCGAATGTGTGCAATAAGGTGGTTTTTTGAGGATATGCTCGCGTCGCATCATTATCTATTTTCTCTCATCAAGGTCGCCATTAAGGAAGCTTCTCAGTTTAACATTGGCTCTATATCTAATTCAGTCGATGAGCTCTTGATTCTTAGGTCCGTGGGGGTTACTGGTGTTCCGCGTCGACCTATAACTACTATTGAGGTGATTTGGCATCGTCTGGTGTGTCCTTGGATTAAGCTTAACATCGTTGGTTCGGTGAGAGGGGAGCTGGCGGCCATGCACTATGGGGGTGTGTTTAGAACAGCTGCCAATGTGGTCCTATgtttctttcatttttctcaCGGTCCTGGTAACGCTTTTGAAGTGGAGTTGCTTGCTCTTATTACGAGTTTGGAAGGTGCTTTTCAGCGGCATTAGAACAATATTTAGGTTGAATCCGACTCAATATTTGTGGTCAATTTTCTTCAAGCTCGTTAGCGCATGTTCTTTGGCGGTATAAAAACCGTTCGGCTAAGATTCTTGAGCTTCTTCCTGGCCTTAGTATTTAGGTTTCgcatatttatagagaaggtAATAGGGTTGCAGACTTTTTGGCTTCCTCTATGCAGTACGATGGATGGTGGAATGCGGACATCCCGGAGATCTCTAGCCTGGTTCACGATGATGTGATTCGTTGTTTCTGTCGTGTGGCATAGCGGCGCGGTCGGGTTTGGAACGCGAGGCTGAGGTTTTTCAAGGTTCCCAGTGCGCTGGGCCCTGCCCCTCTTTTGGCGTTTTCTTTGGGTTGCCTCGTTCCACATGGTCTGTTTTATCAGCCATgtgtttatttgtttgtttctcTGCTTTTTTGTTTGGTTTTCCGTCTTTATGCTGTTTTTTCTTGTCCTCTGTTTGTCTAGTTTCCAGGGGCCGGGGCTTTCTAGGGACAATGGTTCAGCCGAAGTTTCTAAAAAAGTCCTACTTTCGCCCTTAGCCAGAGTTGTTCTTGTCTTTGttagacgagcactctttttcctgCTTAAGGTGTTTCCCTTCGGGGTTTACTTAAGCtaggttttaacgaggcccgACCCTGAGTCTGCGCTTTTTGCTTTCAAAGGTTTGTTGGTGTTTCTTacgttttaataaaatttctatttcagcagaaaTAACATAACAAAATACTTGAAAGAAATCACACTGAACTGAAAAGGAAAAATACTTAAATTGAAAGAGTACTTACGACTAAAGTGTCGTCTAAAATATAAACAGAAACTGAAATACTTATGCCACAGACGGGCGTAGTTTGCTTTCCTCGCTATCTCTTGAAATTACAACAAAATAGAACTTTGGTCACTAAATGGTTACCATCAGGTGAGAAGCCTTTAGGTATTAATAGGTGCGATTAGGGCTCTAGAACGCCCAACCCATAAAGAGTCGGCTGGAGCAAGGAGTCTCACGATTCATCCATATTTTCAGGCCTAATCTTGAAGATTCAAATCCTTGTAGATAGGGTAGAGGTTTAACCTTATCGGCCTCTTCATGGATGCCCATCACCTTCTGTCCGGATCAAGTGCCCTACATGTCAATCCTACCTCGTTCGTCTGTTGTGTTATCTTCTGCCCCAGACCTTCCGTCCAATGCATACTGGATCCCGTACGGTACTATGTGCAAAGGGTCGATTCACTTGGCCACCTTTACTTCAgactttttttcttcaattccgGTTGCCTTATGCCACAAACGCCTCTGTTTCAGTTCTATGCCTCTTTCACGGAATGCGGCAACATTATGCCCTACCTGCACATTATGCCCAATAAATGGGCTCTTCTCCGAATTATGCCATCCCAGGCACAGGACACtgacaaaacaaaagaaaaaggactcaatctagacctaaaacaaacataaaatgaGCACAAATATGGACTTATCAATCGTACATGACAAAAATGTTCTCTGACTCAATGATCAATGGTGGGAAATTCTCCATATCCATAGCCTTTTGTTGCTAATTATCTCCATGAGCAGAATTTTGAAGTTGGACATGCCGATTTTTCGTGCTCACGTTGTCCAGTGTAACATAGCAAAGATCCAAATACCTCATCGTCCTCGTTAGCAGATTCAATCGAGAGATGGAGAACTAGGGTTTGAGACGAGAGAAAACGGTGCTGAATGAGCAACCAGCATATTAGGGTTTTAGAAGAATCGCGTGTGGGAGTGTGAGTAATGGGTTAGATAGGAGAGCCAAATGATAATTGGGCTAATTAACAGAAAAAAAACCCCAATTAGGGATTAAAGtgcttaatttttattaaaaaagaaaactatTCAAAATAGTTGATATGGTAAAACAGAAATATGATTCAAGAtaattgggacggaggaagtatttctTTGTGTCTGATTCATTTATCCTCTCTTCGTCCCAATTCAGTATGCCATAAGGCCTAAATACGAATATTAAGAAatgaatagtttataataaaacatGAAAGATAAAGTAGCTTTTTTTTAGTATAATTTTGTGAAAAAGTATGAGAGAAAGAAATGAGGATTTTTCAAGTGAAAGAAAAGATAATTTTATGTGGGCCACGACTGTTGAGAAATGAAAGATATATCCAATCCttgtgttttgatgataccaaaactgtTAGAAGGTACTTTCTAGCTAGAGGTTATCTTTCTGGACTTAAATGTTTTAGTCCCTCCAAGTAGCTAGATCAAGACTAAAGTTTCCAACACTAAAGATGACAACTTAACAGAAGAATCCTCGAGTAATTGGAAGCAGTTCCACTGAAGACAAGTGCAGTCACACTGAAGACTTTGACGGACTAAAGCAAGAAAGGATGTCTTCCAGCCACGCAGACAGAGTCC is a window encoding:
- the LOC130998464 gene encoding uncharacterized protein LOC130998464, translated to MSSRDLFSSHLLYADDVLLFCRATARNSIAIDSILDIYGSVSGKAFATCLMGIKDHIMGNFTRWKGHHLSMAGRMCLVSSVVHSAATHSMLVYRWPTRQLNELDKACRNFIWTGDARRSHSSVSWTKVCKPKFAGLHPRSRWASSTVWKGVRSTIETLRDDSFCSMGNVSSVLYWLDNWMGYKIMDHLKFPAYIHPYLMHTVVDYLVEGVWHLTMGFTEPYPEIAYDIITTPISQSIDSRAWVHNDFGLVTATSARRHLLASDNLVDWGSWIWASHIPVRHTLVLWR